A single Anopheles maculipalpis chromosome 3RL, idAnoMacuDA_375_x, whole genome shotgun sequence DNA region contains:
- the LOC126564381 gene encoding dendritic arbor reduction protein 1 translates to MRHQIDGTKTSFMKLPFDRLARVMNLEEPSFGDNYIQEFVLEHLDHDTGPNVKREDTSPSAVLGNGAGSKHLWNGTTMDENGGIVPIRLKAVSNGGPGGGWHLEDARKLHACSPGPGDLFTHVGAPTHGQPMLFNPPLSGVPSTPPETPPVIGSPNSSGGAGGINGVVTSGGGYVGGAYYGTRSQTGLVEEMMFLPQTMRGEQPLDLRPLHCSIGPEGDWIDRKEYASVLAVSNGQGGQNGMLGGGGVGGATGGNGSVGTVGNTGVSGGGGVVGGGFQHHHHHITAAQLEFGPLNMHSVSHQHPHHHHSHHHHALHTNRPHSVSSTSSTISPRNGTSSSGGGSCYNGLGGSGSGNGLSSEDIINDELLMTLSVRELNKRLHGCPRDQVVRLKQKRRTLKNRGYAQNCRSKRLQQRHDLEITNRHLHHEMQQMKVELAKIKQERDELIQTLQMHQRDQHGPGSVLQQQQQQQHQQHQQAHHKQQHQQAQQQHQHQQQQHQQHQQQQQHQHYQQQSRQQQQQQQQQHHLHHQQQQHLGSSQHAQGACGGSAPSGGATGSGSGAGGGGSGGGGGASGGVGAGLVSSVKQLIAESVTSQEYYV, encoded by the coding sequence ATGCGACACCAGATCGACGgaacaaaaacatcttttATGAAACTGCCATTCGACCGTCTGGCTAGAGTGATGAATCTGGAAGAGCCCAGCTTCGGCGACAACTACATACAGGAGTTTGTGTTGGAACATCTGGACCACGACACGGGTCCGAATGTGAAGCGAGAGGACACTAGCCCCTCGGCTGTCCTCGGCAATGGTGCGGGCTCAAAGCATCTCTGGAACGGTACCACGATGGACGAGAACGGTGGGATCGTGCCGATACGGTTGAAAGCGGTCAGCAACGGTGGGCCCGGCGGTGGCTGGCATCTGGAGGATGCCCGCAAGCTACACGCCTGCTCACCCGGTCCCGGTGATCTTTTCACACACGTCGGTGCACCAACGCATGGTCAACCGATGCTGTTTAATCCACCGCTCAGTGGCGTTCCATCCACCCCGCCCGAAACGCCACCAGTTATTGGTTCTCCAAACTCGTCGGGTGGTGCTGGCGGTATTAACGGTGTGGTGACCAGTGGTGGAGGTTATGTTGGGGGTGCGTACTATGGCACCCGATCCCAGACAGGGTTGGTCGAGGAGATGATGTTCCTGCCCCAGACGATGCGTGGAGAGCAACCGCTCGATCTTCGGCCACTGCACTGTTCCATAGGGCCGGAAGGTGATTGGATCGATCGTAAGGAGTATGCCAGTGTGTTGGCAGTTTCTAATGGACAAGGGGGCCAGAACGGTATGCTCGGAGGGGGTGGCGTTGGTGGTGCAACCGGTGGGAATGGTAGTGTCGGAACTGTGGGTAATACGGGTGTGAGTGGAGGCGGTGGAGTAGTTGGAGGTGGAttccagcatcatcatcaccatatcACCGCGGCCCAACTAGAGTTCGGACCGCTCAACATGCACAGCGTTTCGCATCAACATCCGCACCACCATCACTCCCATCATCACCATGCCTTGCACACGAACCGGCCACACTCGGTTAGCTCGACCAGCTCCACCATTTCACCCCGCAAcggcaccagcagcagcggaggAGGAAGCTGCTACAATGGTTTAGGAGGTTCCGGTTCCGGCAATGGACTTTCGTCCGAGGACATTATCAACGATGAGCTTCTGATGACGCTTTCGGTGCGCGAACTGAACAAGCGTCTGCACGGGTGTCCCCGGGATCAGGTCGTACGGTTGAAGCAGAAGCGACGCACACTGAAAAATCGGGGATACGCGCAGAACTGTCGTTCGAAGCGGTTGCAGCAGCGGCACGATCTCGAGATCACCAACCGCCATCTGCATCATGAGATGCAACAGATGAAGGTGGAGCTGGCCAAGATAAAGCAGGAGCGGGACGAACTCATCCAGACGCTGCAGATGCACCAGCGCGACCAGCATGGCCCGGGTAGcgtgttgcagcagcagcagcagcagcaacatcaacaacatcagcaggcccaccacaaacagcaacaccaacaagcgcaacagcaacaccaacatcaacaacagcagcatcagcagcatcagcagcagcaacagcatcaacactatcagcagcagtctcgtcaacagcagcagcaacagcagcaacaacatcatcttcatcatcagcagcaacagcacttGGGTTCATCGCAACACGCCCAAGGTGCTTGTGGTGGAAGTGCGCCAAGTGGTGGTGCCACCGGAAGTGGCAGTGGTGCTGGAGGAGGCGGTAGTGGCGGAGGTGGAGGTGCCAGTGGGGGTGTTGGTGCGGGGTTAGTTTCCTCGGTGAAGCAGCTGATCGCTGAGAGTGTCACGTCGCAGGAATACTACGTATGA
- the LOC126565742 gene encoding uncharacterized protein LOC126565742 — MEEDTSYYVYISLTLIPVYLAFKLVQWMGWELFVNN, encoded by the coding sequence ATGGAGGAAGATACCAGTTATTACGTGTACATCTCGCTAACGCTCATTCCCGTATATTTAGCATTCAAACTCGTGCAGTGGATGGGCTGGGAGTTGTTTGTGAATAATTAA
- the LOC126560632 gene encoding tektin-4, giving the protein MAQLNCPPCTPCASVCIEHQPIQTETSVDNPFHKPREPTDADIHAYQQELQTSPVGLPASDPPPYLPQRVGNSDGYPLAKPMGPIGPWATGRVDWGALSGQTGTRPVVNQYSITRYSVDEWRQRNANMINACESTVDQSVQVENASKNTIIRTYAIADKTQTDCTHSLHVRAKNIDNLKCELNRAISSMQEEIAALERQRRRLKQSLAVLRMPEAIANECLERRTGRPDTELIRDRPEEELIQEISLISEIKAILLQTLANIEQQQSDNRAVRQRMEFDWSEKKVAHENDAINCNLRNQSTNTLFKPGATRCSNEQSTEIYWEKFTRETLDLYQNCRHKSEQLRNTLDAILSNAARDLRTQADSVERALATRISCMEEIREKLEIDLRTILQRLADTEIQIEKLRVAIRNMDYSMMVVQTRLDNRNQRPRVENCRDQPQNLLIAEVKSLEVGTSAMNAQLKQEEDVKQELVNRRNELEREIMLKRRTIAIDRDRCQLLRSHFPSSTALSGY; this is encoded by the exons ATGGCTCAACTCAACTGTCCACCCTGTACGCCGTGCGCTTCCGTGTGTATTGAACATCAACCGATTCAAACA GAAACTTCCGTCGATAATCCGTTTCATAAACCCAGGGAACCAACGGATGCGGACATTCATGCATACCAGCAAGAG CTGCAAACGAGTCCCGTCGGATTGCCTGCGAGTGATCCACCTCCGTACCTTCCGCAACGGGTCGGTAATTCGGACGGGTATCCTTTGGCGAAACCGATGGGACCGATTGGTCCTTGGGCGACAGGCCGAGTCGATTGGGGCGCACTTTCCGGTCAAACCGGAACACGTCCCGTGGTCAATCAGTACTCAATTACGCGCTACAGCGTAGACGAATGGCGCCAGCGGAATGCGAACATGATAAATGCATGCGAATCCACTGTCGACCAAAGCGTGCAGGTGGaaaatgcaagcaaaaatACCATCATCCGTACGTACGCTATAGCGGACAAGACGCAAACGGATTGCACACACAGTTTGCACGTGCGGGCCAAAAATATTGACAATTTAAAATGTGAACTGAATCGCGCCATTTCTAGCATGCAGGAAGAAATTGCAGCCCTGGAACGACAACGGCGACGTTTGAAGCAGTCACTAGCCGTACTTCGTATGCCAGAAGCTATCG CGAACGAATGTTTGGAACGCCGTACAGGACGCCCGGACACGGAGCTGATTCGCGATCGACCGGAAGAAGAACTGATACAAGAGATCAGTTTGATTTCAGAGATTAAAGCGATTCTACTTCAGACGCTTGCCAACATTGAGCAACAACAGAGCGATAACCGGGCCGTACGGCagcggatggaatttgattgGAGCGAGAAAAAGGTGGCTCACGAAAACGATGCCATTAATTGCAATCTTCGCAACCAGTCAACGAACACGTTGTTCAAACCCGGTGCTACCAGATGCTCGAATGA GCAATCGACAGAAATTTATTGGGAAAAATTTACACGTGAAACGCTAGACTTGTACCAGAACTGTCGTCATAAATCGGAACAGTTACGGAATACACTGGATGCGATACTTTCGAACGCTGCTAGAGATTTGCGTACACAGGCCGATAGTGTGGAGCGAGCACTAGCTACGCGTATCTCATGCATGGAAGAAATACGAGAAAAACTAGAGATAGATCTTCGGACG ATTTTGCAGCGTTTGGCCGACACCGAAATACAAATCGAAAAGCTAAGAGTAGCCATAAGAAACATGGATTACTCAATGATGGTTGTGCAAACGCGTCTCGATAATCGTAACCAACGTCCGAGAGTGGAAAACTGTCGAGATCAGCCGCAAAATTTACTGATTGCCGAGGTTAAGTCGCTTGAGGTGGGAACTTCAGCGATGAACGCTCAGCTCAAACAGGAGGAGGACGTAAAGCAAGAGCTTGTCAACCGTCGCAATGAGTTGGAACGGGAAATCATGCTAAAGCGGCGCACTATCGCAATCGATCGAGACCGGTGCCAGCTGCTGCGGTCGCATTTTCCATCATCCACTGCTTTGAGTGGTTACTGA